From one Syntrophorhabdus sp. genomic stretch:
- the amrB gene encoding AmmeMemoRadiSam system protein B → MRLPSVSGMFYPDDPVLLRKDIETYLKGAEVEPIPGRVHAIVCPHAGYVYSGQVAAFAYKAVSKLPVDSVIVIAPSHRAYF, encoded by the coding sequence GTGCGCTTACCTTCAGTGAGCGGGATGTTCTATCCCGACGATCCCGTTCTTTTGAGAAAGGATATCGAGACCTACCTGAAAGGGGCCGAGGTCGAACCCATCCCGGGGCGGGTCCATGCGATAGTCTGTCCCCATGCCGGATACGTGTATTCGGGACAGGTGGCGGCCTTCGCCTACAAGGCTGTTTCCAAACTCCCTGTCGACAGCGTCATCGTCATCGCCCCGAGCCACAGGGCATATTTCG